One genomic segment of Gasterosteus aculeatus chromosome 6, fGasAcu3.hap1.1, whole genome shotgun sequence includes these proteins:
- the fbxo11a gene encoding F-box only protein 11a isoform X2 gives MNSVRASNVSKRPRRVSRPRPVQPERNHQERDEDVPADMVAEESGPGAQNSPYQLRRKSLPKRTVCPTKTNMEGASTSTTENFGHRPKRPRVSAKCQDLPAPAEQYLQEKLPDEVVLKIFSYLLEQDLCRAACVCKRFSELANDPILWKRLYMEVFEYTRPMMHPEAGKFYQINPEEYEQPNPWKESFQQLYKGAHVKPGFAEHFYSNPARYKGRDNMFYYDTIEDALGGGQEPHFDGLIFVHSGIYTDEWIYIESPITMIGAAPGKVAEKVIIENTRDSTFVFMEGSEDAYVGYMTIRFNPDDKSAQHHNAHHCLEITVNCSPIIDHCIIRSTCTVGSAVCVSGQGACPTIKHCNISDCENVGLYITDHAQGIYEDNEISNNALAGIWVKNHGNPIIRRNHIHHGRDVGVFTFDHGMGYFESCNIHRNRIAGFEVKAYANPTVVRCEIHHGQTGGIYVHEKGRGQFIENKIYANNFAGVWITSNSDPTIRGNAIFNGNQGGVYIFGDGRGLIEGNDIYGNALAGIQIRTNSCPIVRHNKIHDGQHGGIYVHEKGQGVIEENEVYSNTLAGVWVTTGSTPVLRRNRIHSGKQVGVYFYDNGHGVLEDNDIYNHMYSGVQIRTGSNPKIRRNKIWGGQNGGILVYNSGLGFIEDNEIFDNAMAGVWIKTDSNPTLRRNKIHDGRDGGICIFNGGRGLLEENDIFRNAQAGVLISTNSHPVLRKNRIFDGFAAGIEITNHATATLEGNQIFNNRFGGLFLASGVNVTMKDNKIMNNQDAIEKAVSRGQCLYKISSYTSYPMHDFYRCHTCNTTDRNAICVNCIKKCHQGHDVEFIRHDRFFCDCGAGTLSNPCTLAGEPTHDTDTLYDSAPPIESNTLQHN, from the exons GGTGCTTCCACTTCAACCACAGAAAACTTCGGACACCGACCTAAACGCCCAAGAGTTTCAGCAAAGTGTCAAGACTTACCGG ctccagcagagcAGTATCTGCAGGAAAAGCTTCCAGACGAGGTTGTGCTTAAGATCTTCTCGTACCTGTTGGAGCAGGACTTGTGCCGTGCAGCGTGTGTATGCAAGCGCTTCAGTGAGCTGGCCAACGACCCAATCCTCTG GAAGAGGCTGTACATGGAAGTGTTTGAATACACGCGCCCCATGATGCACCCCGAGGCAGGGAAGTTCTACCAGATAAACCCAGAAGAGTATGAGCAGCCAAACCCGTGGAAGGAAAGCTTTCAGCAACTG TATAAAGGTGCACATGTGAAGCCGGGCTTTGCAGAACACTTCTACAGTAATCCCGCCAGGTACAAGGGGAGAGACAATATGTTT TACTATGACACCATTGAGGATGctcttgggggggggcaggagccTCACTTCGACGGCCTGATATTCGTCCACTCTGGTATTTACACAGACGAATGGATCTACATTGAGTCGCCTATAACAATGATTGGAGCCg CTCCTGGTAAAGTAGCAGAGAAGGTCATCATTGAGAATACCAGAGACTCTACATTCGTATTCATGGAAGGCTCCGAAGATGCTTATGTTGGATACATGACAATCAGG TTCAACCCTGATGATAAATCCGCTCAGCATCACAACGCCCACCACTGCTTGGAGATCACAGTCAACTGCAGTCCCATCATTGACCACTGCATCATACGCAGCACCTGCACCG TGGGGTCAGCAGTCTGTGTCAGTGGACAGGGGGCTTGTCCCACGATCAAGCACTGCAACATTAGTGACTGTGAAAACGTCGGTCTTTACATCACTGACCATGCGCAG ggaataTATGAAGACAACGAGATCTCAAACAACGCTCTGGCTGGGATCTGGGTTAAAAACCACGGCAATCCAATCATCAGACGGAATCACATCCACCACGGCAGAGACGTCGGCGTTTTTACCTTCGACCACGGCATG GGTTACTTTGAGAGCTGCAACATCCATAGGAACCGCATCGCCGGCTTCGAGGTGAAGGCGTACGCCAATCCAACTGTGGTCCGCTGTGAGATCCACCACGGGCAGACGGGGGGCATTTACGTGCACGAAAAGGGCCGCGGGCAGTTCATCGAGAACAAGATCTATGCAAATAACTTTGCCGGGGTGTGGATCACCTCAAACAGTGACCCCACGATAAG GGGCAATGCCATTTTTAATGGCAACCAAGGTGGAGTTTATATTTTCGGGGATGGCCGAGGCCTCATCGAAGGAAACGACATCTACGGCAACGCCCTGGCAGGAATCCAGATCAGGACGAACAGCTGCCCCATCGTCCGACACAACAAGATCCACGATGGCCAGCATGGCGGCATCTATGTG CATGAAAAGGGACAAGGCGTCATAGAGGAGAACGAGGTGTACAGCAACACGCTGGCAGGAGTGTGGGTGACCACGGGCAGCACGCCAGTCCTGAGGAGGAACCGTATACACAGCGGGAAGCAG GTTGGGGTCTACTTCTATGACAATGGCCACGGCGTGCTTGAAGACAATGACATCTATAATCACATGTACTCTGGCGTTCAAATCAG gaCCGGCAGCAATCCCAAGATCAGGAGGAACAAGATCTGGGGAGGCCAGAATGGAGGCATTTTGGTCTACAACTCAG GCTTAGGCTTCATTGAGGACAACGAGATCTTTGACAACGCCATGGCTGGTGTTTGGATCAAGACCGACAGCAACCCAACTCTAAGGAGGAACAAGATCCATGACGGGCGAGATGGCGGGATCTGTATATTCAATGGAGGACGAG GCTTGTTAGAGGAAAACGACATCTTCAGAAATGCCCAAGCAGGCGTCCTAATTAGCACCAACAGCCACCCCGTCCTGCGGAAAAACCGGATATTCGACGGCTTTGCGGCAG gTATTGAGATCACCAATCATGCCACAGCAACTCTAGAAGGCAATCAGATCTTCAACAACCGCTTTGGCGGATTGTTCCTGGCATCGGGTGTCAACGTTACAATGAAAG ataataaaataatgaacaatCAGGATGCCATTGAAAAGGCTGTGAGCAGAGGTCAGTGCCTGTACAAGATTTCAAGTTACACCAGCTACCCAATGCACGATTTTTACAG GTGTCACACCTGTAACACAACAGACCGCAACGCCATCTGTGTGAACTGCATCAAGAAGTGTCACCAAGGACACGACGTGGAGTTCATCAGACACGACAG GTTCTTCTGTGACTGCGGTGCCGGCACGCTGTCCAACCCGTGCACATTAGCTGGAGAGCCGACCCACGACACCGACACACTATACGACTCGGCTCCTCCTATAGAGTCCAACACACTGCAGCACAACTGA
- the fbxo11a gene encoding F-box only protein 11a isoform X1: MNSVRASNVSKRPRRVSRPRPVQPERNHQERDEDVPADMVAEESGPGAQNSPYQLRRKSLPKRTVCPTKTNMEGASTSTTENFGHRPKRPRVSAKCQDLPAAPAEQYLQEKLPDEVVLKIFSYLLEQDLCRAACVCKRFSELANDPILWKRLYMEVFEYTRPMMHPEAGKFYQINPEEYEQPNPWKESFQQLYKGAHVKPGFAEHFYSNPARYKGRDNMFYYDTIEDALGGGQEPHFDGLIFVHSGIYTDEWIYIESPITMIGAAPGKVAEKVIIENTRDSTFVFMEGSEDAYVGYMTIRFNPDDKSAQHHNAHHCLEITVNCSPIIDHCIIRSTCTVGSAVCVSGQGACPTIKHCNISDCENVGLYITDHAQGIYEDNEISNNALAGIWVKNHGNPIIRRNHIHHGRDVGVFTFDHGMGYFESCNIHRNRIAGFEVKAYANPTVVRCEIHHGQTGGIYVHEKGRGQFIENKIYANNFAGVWITSNSDPTIRGNAIFNGNQGGVYIFGDGRGLIEGNDIYGNALAGIQIRTNSCPIVRHNKIHDGQHGGIYVHEKGQGVIEENEVYSNTLAGVWVTTGSTPVLRRNRIHSGKQVGVYFYDNGHGVLEDNDIYNHMYSGVQIRTGSNPKIRRNKIWGGQNGGILVYNSGLGFIEDNEIFDNAMAGVWIKTDSNPTLRRNKIHDGRDGGICIFNGGRGLLEENDIFRNAQAGVLISTNSHPVLRKNRIFDGFAAGIEITNHATATLEGNQIFNNRFGGLFLASGVNVTMKDNKIMNNQDAIEKAVSRGQCLYKISSYTSYPMHDFYRCHTCNTTDRNAICVNCIKKCHQGHDVEFIRHDRFFCDCGAGTLSNPCTLAGEPTHDTDTLYDSAPPIESNTLQHN; encoded by the exons GGTGCTTCCACTTCAACCACAGAAAACTTCGGACACCGACCTAAACGCCCAAGAGTTTCAGCAAAGTGTCAAGACTTACCGG cagctccagcagagcAGTATCTGCAGGAAAAGCTTCCAGACGAGGTTGTGCTTAAGATCTTCTCGTACCTGTTGGAGCAGGACTTGTGCCGTGCAGCGTGTGTATGCAAGCGCTTCAGTGAGCTGGCCAACGACCCAATCCTCTG GAAGAGGCTGTACATGGAAGTGTTTGAATACACGCGCCCCATGATGCACCCCGAGGCAGGGAAGTTCTACCAGATAAACCCAGAAGAGTATGAGCAGCCAAACCCGTGGAAGGAAAGCTTTCAGCAACTG TATAAAGGTGCACATGTGAAGCCGGGCTTTGCAGAACACTTCTACAGTAATCCCGCCAGGTACAAGGGGAGAGACAATATGTTT TACTATGACACCATTGAGGATGctcttgggggggggcaggagccTCACTTCGACGGCCTGATATTCGTCCACTCTGGTATTTACACAGACGAATGGATCTACATTGAGTCGCCTATAACAATGATTGGAGCCg CTCCTGGTAAAGTAGCAGAGAAGGTCATCATTGAGAATACCAGAGACTCTACATTCGTATTCATGGAAGGCTCCGAAGATGCTTATGTTGGATACATGACAATCAGG TTCAACCCTGATGATAAATCCGCTCAGCATCACAACGCCCACCACTGCTTGGAGATCACAGTCAACTGCAGTCCCATCATTGACCACTGCATCATACGCAGCACCTGCACCG TGGGGTCAGCAGTCTGTGTCAGTGGACAGGGGGCTTGTCCCACGATCAAGCACTGCAACATTAGTGACTGTGAAAACGTCGGTCTTTACATCACTGACCATGCGCAG ggaataTATGAAGACAACGAGATCTCAAACAACGCTCTGGCTGGGATCTGGGTTAAAAACCACGGCAATCCAATCATCAGACGGAATCACATCCACCACGGCAGAGACGTCGGCGTTTTTACCTTCGACCACGGCATG GGTTACTTTGAGAGCTGCAACATCCATAGGAACCGCATCGCCGGCTTCGAGGTGAAGGCGTACGCCAATCCAACTGTGGTCCGCTGTGAGATCCACCACGGGCAGACGGGGGGCATTTACGTGCACGAAAAGGGCCGCGGGCAGTTCATCGAGAACAAGATCTATGCAAATAACTTTGCCGGGGTGTGGATCACCTCAAACAGTGACCCCACGATAAG GGGCAATGCCATTTTTAATGGCAACCAAGGTGGAGTTTATATTTTCGGGGATGGCCGAGGCCTCATCGAAGGAAACGACATCTACGGCAACGCCCTGGCAGGAATCCAGATCAGGACGAACAGCTGCCCCATCGTCCGACACAACAAGATCCACGATGGCCAGCATGGCGGCATCTATGTG CATGAAAAGGGACAAGGCGTCATAGAGGAGAACGAGGTGTACAGCAACACGCTGGCAGGAGTGTGGGTGACCACGGGCAGCACGCCAGTCCTGAGGAGGAACCGTATACACAGCGGGAAGCAG GTTGGGGTCTACTTCTATGACAATGGCCACGGCGTGCTTGAAGACAATGACATCTATAATCACATGTACTCTGGCGTTCAAATCAG gaCCGGCAGCAATCCCAAGATCAGGAGGAACAAGATCTGGGGAGGCCAGAATGGAGGCATTTTGGTCTACAACTCAG GCTTAGGCTTCATTGAGGACAACGAGATCTTTGACAACGCCATGGCTGGTGTTTGGATCAAGACCGACAGCAACCCAACTCTAAGGAGGAACAAGATCCATGACGGGCGAGATGGCGGGATCTGTATATTCAATGGAGGACGAG GCTTGTTAGAGGAAAACGACATCTTCAGAAATGCCCAAGCAGGCGTCCTAATTAGCACCAACAGCCACCCCGTCCTGCGGAAAAACCGGATATTCGACGGCTTTGCGGCAG gTATTGAGATCACCAATCATGCCACAGCAACTCTAGAAGGCAATCAGATCTTCAACAACCGCTTTGGCGGATTGTTCCTGGCATCGGGTGTCAACGTTACAATGAAAG ataataaaataatgaacaatCAGGATGCCATTGAAAAGGCTGTGAGCAGAGGTCAGTGCCTGTACAAGATTTCAAGTTACACCAGCTACCCAATGCACGATTTTTACAG GTGTCACACCTGTAACACAACAGACCGCAACGCCATCTGTGTGAACTGCATCAAGAAGTGTCACCAAGGACACGACGTGGAGTTCATCAGACACGACAG GTTCTTCTGTGACTGCGGTGCCGGCACGCTGTCCAACCCGTGCACATTAGCTGGAGAGCCGACCCACGACACCGACACACTATACGACTCGGCTCCTCCTATAGAGTCCAACACACTGCAGCACAACTGA
- the fbxo11a gene encoding F-box only protein 11a isoform X3, which yields MVAEESGPGAQNSPYQLRRKSLPKRTVCPTKTNMEGASTSTTENFGHRPKRPRVSAKCQDLPAAPAEQYLQEKLPDEVVLKIFSYLLEQDLCRAACVCKRFSELANDPILWKRLYMEVFEYTRPMMHPEAGKFYQINPEEYEQPNPWKESFQQLYKGAHVKPGFAEHFYSNPARYKGRDNMFYYDTIEDALGGGQEPHFDGLIFVHSGIYTDEWIYIESPITMIGAAPGKVAEKVIIENTRDSTFVFMEGSEDAYVGYMTIRFNPDDKSAQHHNAHHCLEITVNCSPIIDHCIIRSTCTVGSAVCVSGQGACPTIKHCNISDCENVGLYITDHAQGIYEDNEISNNALAGIWVKNHGNPIIRRNHIHHGRDVGVFTFDHGMGYFESCNIHRNRIAGFEVKAYANPTVVRCEIHHGQTGGIYVHEKGRGQFIENKIYANNFAGVWITSNSDPTIRGNAIFNGNQGGVYIFGDGRGLIEGNDIYGNALAGIQIRTNSCPIVRHNKIHDGQHGGIYVHEKGQGVIEENEVYSNTLAGVWVTTGSTPVLRRNRIHSGKQVGVYFYDNGHGVLEDNDIYNHMYSGVQIRTGSNPKIRRNKIWGGQNGGILVYNSGLGFIEDNEIFDNAMAGVWIKTDSNPTLRRNKIHDGRDGGICIFNGGRGLLEENDIFRNAQAGVLISTNSHPVLRKNRIFDGFAAGIEITNHATATLEGNQIFNNRFGGLFLASGVNVTMKDNKIMNNQDAIEKAVSRGQCLYKISSYTSYPMHDFYRCHTCNTTDRNAICVNCIKKCHQGHDVEFIRHDRFFCDCGAGTLSNPCTLAGEPTHDTDTLYDSAPPIESNTLQHN from the exons GGTGCTTCCACTTCAACCACAGAAAACTTCGGACACCGACCTAAACGCCCAAGAGTTTCAGCAAAGTGTCAAGACTTACCGG cagctccagcagagcAGTATCTGCAGGAAAAGCTTCCAGACGAGGTTGTGCTTAAGATCTTCTCGTACCTGTTGGAGCAGGACTTGTGCCGTGCAGCGTGTGTATGCAAGCGCTTCAGTGAGCTGGCCAACGACCCAATCCTCTG GAAGAGGCTGTACATGGAAGTGTTTGAATACACGCGCCCCATGATGCACCCCGAGGCAGGGAAGTTCTACCAGATAAACCCAGAAGAGTATGAGCAGCCAAACCCGTGGAAGGAAAGCTTTCAGCAACTG TATAAAGGTGCACATGTGAAGCCGGGCTTTGCAGAACACTTCTACAGTAATCCCGCCAGGTACAAGGGGAGAGACAATATGTTT TACTATGACACCATTGAGGATGctcttgggggggggcaggagccTCACTTCGACGGCCTGATATTCGTCCACTCTGGTATTTACACAGACGAATGGATCTACATTGAGTCGCCTATAACAATGATTGGAGCCg CTCCTGGTAAAGTAGCAGAGAAGGTCATCATTGAGAATACCAGAGACTCTACATTCGTATTCATGGAAGGCTCCGAAGATGCTTATGTTGGATACATGACAATCAGG TTCAACCCTGATGATAAATCCGCTCAGCATCACAACGCCCACCACTGCTTGGAGATCACAGTCAACTGCAGTCCCATCATTGACCACTGCATCATACGCAGCACCTGCACCG TGGGGTCAGCAGTCTGTGTCAGTGGACAGGGGGCTTGTCCCACGATCAAGCACTGCAACATTAGTGACTGTGAAAACGTCGGTCTTTACATCACTGACCATGCGCAG ggaataTATGAAGACAACGAGATCTCAAACAACGCTCTGGCTGGGATCTGGGTTAAAAACCACGGCAATCCAATCATCAGACGGAATCACATCCACCACGGCAGAGACGTCGGCGTTTTTACCTTCGACCACGGCATG GGTTACTTTGAGAGCTGCAACATCCATAGGAACCGCATCGCCGGCTTCGAGGTGAAGGCGTACGCCAATCCAACTGTGGTCCGCTGTGAGATCCACCACGGGCAGACGGGGGGCATTTACGTGCACGAAAAGGGCCGCGGGCAGTTCATCGAGAACAAGATCTATGCAAATAACTTTGCCGGGGTGTGGATCACCTCAAACAGTGACCCCACGATAAG GGGCAATGCCATTTTTAATGGCAACCAAGGTGGAGTTTATATTTTCGGGGATGGCCGAGGCCTCATCGAAGGAAACGACATCTACGGCAACGCCCTGGCAGGAATCCAGATCAGGACGAACAGCTGCCCCATCGTCCGACACAACAAGATCCACGATGGCCAGCATGGCGGCATCTATGTG CATGAAAAGGGACAAGGCGTCATAGAGGAGAACGAGGTGTACAGCAACACGCTGGCAGGAGTGTGGGTGACCACGGGCAGCACGCCAGTCCTGAGGAGGAACCGTATACACAGCGGGAAGCAG GTTGGGGTCTACTTCTATGACAATGGCCACGGCGTGCTTGAAGACAATGACATCTATAATCACATGTACTCTGGCGTTCAAATCAG gaCCGGCAGCAATCCCAAGATCAGGAGGAACAAGATCTGGGGAGGCCAGAATGGAGGCATTTTGGTCTACAACTCAG GCTTAGGCTTCATTGAGGACAACGAGATCTTTGACAACGCCATGGCTGGTGTTTGGATCAAGACCGACAGCAACCCAACTCTAAGGAGGAACAAGATCCATGACGGGCGAGATGGCGGGATCTGTATATTCAATGGAGGACGAG GCTTGTTAGAGGAAAACGACATCTTCAGAAATGCCCAAGCAGGCGTCCTAATTAGCACCAACAGCCACCCCGTCCTGCGGAAAAACCGGATATTCGACGGCTTTGCGGCAG gTATTGAGATCACCAATCATGCCACAGCAACTCTAGAAGGCAATCAGATCTTCAACAACCGCTTTGGCGGATTGTTCCTGGCATCGGGTGTCAACGTTACAATGAAAG ataataaaataatgaacaatCAGGATGCCATTGAAAAGGCTGTGAGCAGAGGTCAGTGCCTGTACAAGATTTCAAGTTACACCAGCTACCCAATGCACGATTTTTACAG GTGTCACACCTGTAACACAACAGACCGCAACGCCATCTGTGTGAACTGCATCAAGAAGTGTCACCAAGGACACGACGTGGAGTTCATCAGACACGACAG GTTCTTCTGTGACTGCGGTGCCGGCACGCTGTCCAACCCGTGCACATTAGCTGGAGAGCCGACCCACGACACCGACACACTATACGACTCGGCTCCTCCTATAGAGTCCAACACACTGCAGCACAACTGA
- the fbxo11a gene encoding F-box only protein 11a isoform X4 encodes MVAEESGPGAQNSPYQLRRKSLPKRTVCPTKTNMEGASTSTTENFGHRPKRPRVSAKCQDLPAPAEQYLQEKLPDEVVLKIFSYLLEQDLCRAACVCKRFSELANDPILWKRLYMEVFEYTRPMMHPEAGKFYQINPEEYEQPNPWKESFQQLYKGAHVKPGFAEHFYSNPARYKGRDNMFYYDTIEDALGGGQEPHFDGLIFVHSGIYTDEWIYIESPITMIGAAPGKVAEKVIIENTRDSTFVFMEGSEDAYVGYMTIRFNPDDKSAQHHNAHHCLEITVNCSPIIDHCIIRSTCTVGSAVCVSGQGACPTIKHCNISDCENVGLYITDHAQGIYEDNEISNNALAGIWVKNHGNPIIRRNHIHHGRDVGVFTFDHGMGYFESCNIHRNRIAGFEVKAYANPTVVRCEIHHGQTGGIYVHEKGRGQFIENKIYANNFAGVWITSNSDPTIRGNAIFNGNQGGVYIFGDGRGLIEGNDIYGNALAGIQIRTNSCPIVRHNKIHDGQHGGIYVHEKGQGVIEENEVYSNTLAGVWVTTGSTPVLRRNRIHSGKQVGVYFYDNGHGVLEDNDIYNHMYSGVQIRTGSNPKIRRNKIWGGQNGGILVYNSGLGFIEDNEIFDNAMAGVWIKTDSNPTLRRNKIHDGRDGGICIFNGGRGLLEENDIFRNAQAGVLISTNSHPVLRKNRIFDGFAAGIEITNHATATLEGNQIFNNRFGGLFLASGVNVTMKDNKIMNNQDAIEKAVSRGQCLYKISSYTSYPMHDFYRCHTCNTTDRNAICVNCIKKCHQGHDVEFIRHDRFFCDCGAGTLSNPCTLAGEPTHDTDTLYDSAPPIESNTLQHN; translated from the exons GGTGCTTCCACTTCAACCACAGAAAACTTCGGACACCGACCTAAACGCCCAAGAGTTTCAGCAAAGTGTCAAGACTTACCGG ctccagcagagcAGTATCTGCAGGAAAAGCTTCCAGACGAGGTTGTGCTTAAGATCTTCTCGTACCTGTTGGAGCAGGACTTGTGCCGTGCAGCGTGTGTATGCAAGCGCTTCAGTGAGCTGGCCAACGACCCAATCCTCTG GAAGAGGCTGTACATGGAAGTGTTTGAATACACGCGCCCCATGATGCACCCCGAGGCAGGGAAGTTCTACCAGATAAACCCAGAAGAGTATGAGCAGCCAAACCCGTGGAAGGAAAGCTTTCAGCAACTG TATAAAGGTGCACATGTGAAGCCGGGCTTTGCAGAACACTTCTACAGTAATCCCGCCAGGTACAAGGGGAGAGACAATATGTTT TACTATGACACCATTGAGGATGctcttgggggggggcaggagccTCACTTCGACGGCCTGATATTCGTCCACTCTGGTATTTACACAGACGAATGGATCTACATTGAGTCGCCTATAACAATGATTGGAGCCg CTCCTGGTAAAGTAGCAGAGAAGGTCATCATTGAGAATACCAGAGACTCTACATTCGTATTCATGGAAGGCTCCGAAGATGCTTATGTTGGATACATGACAATCAGG TTCAACCCTGATGATAAATCCGCTCAGCATCACAACGCCCACCACTGCTTGGAGATCACAGTCAACTGCAGTCCCATCATTGACCACTGCATCATACGCAGCACCTGCACCG TGGGGTCAGCAGTCTGTGTCAGTGGACAGGGGGCTTGTCCCACGATCAAGCACTGCAACATTAGTGACTGTGAAAACGTCGGTCTTTACATCACTGACCATGCGCAG ggaataTATGAAGACAACGAGATCTCAAACAACGCTCTGGCTGGGATCTGGGTTAAAAACCACGGCAATCCAATCATCAGACGGAATCACATCCACCACGGCAGAGACGTCGGCGTTTTTACCTTCGACCACGGCATG GGTTACTTTGAGAGCTGCAACATCCATAGGAACCGCATCGCCGGCTTCGAGGTGAAGGCGTACGCCAATCCAACTGTGGTCCGCTGTGAGATCCACCACGGGCAGACGGGGGGCATTTACGTGCACGAAAAGGGCCGCGGGCAGTTCATCGAGAACAAGATCTATGCAAATAACTTTGCCGGGGTGTGGATCACCTCAAACAGTGACCCCACGATAAG GGGCAATGCCATTTTTAATGGCAACCAAGGTGGAGTTTATATTTTCGGGGATGGCCGAGGCCTCATCGAAGGAAACGACATCTACGGCAACGCCCTGGCAGGAATCCAGATCAGGACGAACAGCTGCCCCATCGTCCGACACAACAAGATCCACGATGGCCAGCATGGCGGCATCTATGTG CATGAAAAGGGACAAGGCGTCATAGAGGAGAACGAGGTGTACAGCAACACGCTGGCAGGAGTGTGGGTGACCACGGGCAGCACGCCAGTCCTGAGGAGGAACCGTATACACAGCGGGAAGCAG GTTGGGGTCTACTTCTATGACAATGGCCACGGCGTGCTTGAAGACAATGACATCTATAATCACATGTACTCTGGCGTTCAAATCAG gaCCGGCAGCAATCCCAAGATCAGGAGGAACAAGATCTGGGGAGGCCAGAATGGAGGCATTTTGGTCTACAACTCAG GCTTAGGCTTCATTGAGGACAACGAGATCTTTGACAACGCCATGGCTGGTGTTTGGATCAAGACCGACAGCAACCCAACTCTAAGGAGGAACAAGATCCATGACGGGCGAGATGGCGGGATCTGTATATTCAATGGAGGACGAG GCTTGTTAGAGGAAAACGACATCTTCAGAAATGCCCAAGCAGGCGTCCTAATTAGCACCAACAGCCACCCCGTCCTGCGGAAAAACCGGATATTCGACGGCTTTGCGGCAG gTATTGAGATCACCAATCATGCCACAGCAACTCTAGAAGGCAATCAGATCTTCAACAACCGCTTTGGCGGATTGTTCCTGGCATCGGGTGTCAACGTTACAATGAAAG ataataaaataatgaacaatCAGGATGCCATTGAAAAGGCTGTGAGCAGAGGTCAGTGCCTGTACAAGATTTCAAGTTACACCAGCTACCCAATGCACGATTTTTACAG GTGTCACACCTGTAACACAACAGACCGCAACGCCATCTGTGTGAACTGCATCAAGAAGTGTCACCAAGGACACGACGTGGAGTTCATCAGACACGACAG GTTCTTCTGTGACTGCGGTGCCGGCACGCTGTCCAACCCGTGCACATTAGCTGGAGAGCCGACCCACGACACCGACACACTATACGACTCGGCTCCTCCTATAGAGTCCAACACACTGCAGCACAACTGA